Proteins encoded within one genomic window of Lactococcus garvieae:
- a CDS encoding F0F1 ATP synthase subunit gamma, whose protein sequence is MGASLSEIKSKIASTEKTSHITGAMQMVSAAKLQKSEKVAKTYQIYADKVRQVTTDLVAADRGPSKNPMMIKRPVKKTGYLVITSDRGLVGGYNSNILKSVMNKLREKHQSPEEYSILALGGTGADFFRSRKVELSYELRGLTDQPSFDEVREIVRQAVSLYQNEEFDQLYVCYNHHVNSLTSEARMQKMLPITFDEAEETEEEAPVSLVSFELEPSREAILDQLLPQYAESMIYGAIVDAKTAEHAAGMSAMRTATDNAKTVINDLTIQYNRARQAAITQEITEIVAGASAL, encoded by the coding sequence ATGGGCGCTTCACTTAGCGAAATTAAATCAAAAATTGCTTCAACAGAAAAAACAAGTCATATCACTGGAGCCATGCAAATGGTTTCCGCAGCTAAACTTCAAAAATCTGAAAAAGTTGCCAAAACTTATCAGATTTATGCAGACAAGGTGCGCCAAGTGACAACTGATTTGGTTGCTGCAGATCGTGGTCCTTCTAAAAATCCAATGATGATCAAACGTCCTGTCAAAAAGACAGGGTATCTGGTTATTACATCGGATCGAGGCCTTGTAGGAGGTTACAACTCTAATATCTTGAAGTCAGTCATGAATAAATTACGTGAAAAACATCAAAGTCCAGAAGAATATAGTATTCTTGCTTTAGGTGGAACAGGAGCAGATTTCTTCCGTTCACGTAAGGTTGAATTATCTTATGAATTACGTGGTTTGACTGACCAACCAAGTTTTGATGAAGTTCGTGAAATTGTACGTCAGGCTGTATCACTCTACCAAAATGAAGAGTTCGATCAGCTGTATGTTTGCTACAATCACCATGTCAATTCTTTGACAAGTGAAGCACGCATGCAAAAAATGTTACCAATCACTTTTGATGAAGCAGAAGAAACAGAAGAAGAAGCTCCAGTATCACTGGTCAGCTTCGAACTGGAACCTAGCCGCGAAGCTATTTTAGATCAATTATTGCCACAGTATGCTGAAAGCATGATTTATGGAGCAATTGTTGATGCTAAAACAGCAGAACATGCTGCTGGTATGTCTGCTATGCGTACAGCAACAGATAATGCTAAGACAGTGATTAATGATCTGACGATCCAATACAACCGCGCGCGTCAAGCAGCAATTACGCAAGAAATTACGGAAATTGTTGCAGGAGCCTCAGCGCTTTAA
- the atpD gene encoding F0F1 ATP synthase subunit beta has product MSSGKITQVIGPVVDVEFASGAKLPELNNALIVYKDVDGVKTKIVLEVALELGDGAVRTIAMESTDGLTRGLEVLDTGKAISVPVGQETLGRVFNVLGDAIDGGEAFAEDADRSPIHKKAPSFDELSTANEILVTGIKVIDLLAPYLKGGKIGLFGGAGVGKTVLIQELIHNIAQEHGGISVFTGVGERTREGNDLYWEMKESGVIEKTAMVFGQMNEPPGARMRVALTGLTIAEYFRDVEKQDVLLFIDNIFRFTQAGSEVSALLGRMPSAVGYQPTLATEMGQLQERITSTKQGSVTSIQAIYVPADDYTDPAPATAFAHLDATTNLERRLTQMGIYPAVDPLASSSRALTPEIVGEEHYEVAMEVQRVLQRYKELQDIIAILGMDELSDDEKTLVNRARRIQFFLSQNFNVAETFTGVPGSYVPVEKTVEDFKAILEGKYDAIPEDAFRGVGPIEDVLEKAKKMGY; this is encoded by the coding sequence TTGAGTTCTGGTAAAATTACTCAGGTTATCGGTCCCGTTGTCGACGTTGAATTTGCGTCAGGCGCGAAACTTCCTGAGCTTAACAACGCTCTCATCGTATACAAAGATGTAGACGGCGTTAAAACTAAAATCGTCCTTGAAGTCGCTTTGGAACTTGGTGATGGTGCAGTTCGTACTATCGCTATGGAATCAACAGACGGCTTGACTCGTGGACTCGAAGTTCTCGATACAGGTAAAGCAATCAGCGTACCTGTAGGTCAAGAAACACTTGGACGTGTCTTCAATGTCCTTGGAGATGCTATTGATGGTGGCGAAGCTTTTGCCGAAGATGCAGATCGTAGCCCTATCCACAAAAAAGCCCCATCATTTGATGAGCTTTCAACAGCTAATGAAATCCTTGTTACAGGGATTAAAGTTATCGACTTACTTGCCCCTTACCTTAAAGGTGGTAAGATTGGTTTGTTCGGTGGTGCCGGTGTTGGTAAAACCGTCCTTATCCAAGAATTGATTCACAACATTGCCCAAGAACACGGTGGTATCTCAGTATTTACTGGTGTTGGGGAACGTACACGTGAAGGTAACGACCTTTACTGGGAAATGAAAGAATCAGGCGTTATTGAAAAAACAGCCATGGTCTTCGGTCAAATGAATGAACCACCTGGTGCACGTATGCGTGTTGCCCTTACTGGTTTGACTATTGCTGAATACTTCCGTGATGTTGAAAAACAAGACGTGTTGCTTTTCATCGATAACATCTTCCGTTTCACACAAGCTGGTTCAGAAGTGTCTGCCCTTTTGGGTCGTATGCCCTCAGCCGTTGGTTACCAACCAACACTTGCAACTGAAATGGGTCAACTTCAAGAACGTATTACTTCAACAAAACAAGGTTCTGTAACTTCTATCCAAGCTATCTATGTCCCAGCCGATGACTATACTGACCCAGCGCCAGCTACAGCCTTCGCTCACTTGGACGCAACAACTAACTTGGAACGTCGTTTGACACAAATGGGTATCTATCCAGCCGTTGACCCATTGGCTTCTTCTTCTCGTGCTCTTACACCTGAAATTGTTGGTGAAGAACACTATGAAGTCGCTATGGAAGTTCAACGTGTCCTTCAACGTTATAAAGAATTGCAAGACATCATCGCTATCCTTGGTATGGATGAATTGTCTGATGATGAAAAGACATTGGTAAACCGCGCACGTCGCATCCAATTCTTCCTCTCACAAAACTTTAACGTTGCCGAAACGTTTACAGGGGTCCCAGGATCTTACGTACCTGTTGAAAAAACTGTTGAAGACTTCAAAGCTATTCTTGAAGGTAAATACGATGCAATCCCAGAAGATGCTTTCCGTGGTGTAGGTCCAATTGAAGACGTTCTCGAAAAAGCTAAAAAAATGGGTTACTAA
- a CDS encoding F0F1 ATP synthase subunit epsilon has protein sequence MSENVMAIQVITPAGVVYDHHATYILAHTLGGDMGILPNMISTIAGLQISELKVRRPDDMNHVDYIAVNGGIIEVKDSLITIIADSAERNRDIDVPRAERAKLRAEKELEEAKAAHKSDEARRAEVALHRAINRLNVSKHN, from the coding sequence ATGAGTGAAAATGTCATGGCTATACAAGTCATCACTCCCGCGGGTGTCGTTTACGACCACCATGCAACCTACATTCTTGCGCACACTCTTGGTGGAGACATGGGTATCTTGCCTAACATGATCTCAACCATTGCTGGTTTACAGATTAGTGAGCTTAAGGTGCGCCGTCCTGATGATATGAATCACGTTGATTATATTGCTGTAAATGGTGGTATTATTGAGGTCAAAGATAGCTTGATTACAATTATTGCAGATTCTGCTGAGCGTAATCGTGATATTGATGTTCCGCGTGCAGAACGTGCCAAACTCCGAGCTGAAAAAGAGCTTGAAGAAGCGAAAGCAGCACATAAGAGTGATGAAGCGAGACGTGCAGAAGTTGCACTTCATCGTGCGATTAACCGTTTGAATGTATCAAAACATAATTAA
- a CDS encoding lactate/malate family dehydrogenase, whose product MRKVGIIGLGNVGAMIAQMIVQAGYVDELVLIDKNTAKSKAEAFDMLDAASLLNSHTKITVGDYPDLTDAEVVISALGHIKALDAQDRFQELKINTPMVKAVADEINASGFKGVFLIVTNPNDVIAQLYSQALNLPKNKVFGTGTYLDSARLHRYIAEEAGVDARSVNGYMLGEHGDSQFAAWSTVTIGGVPFEKTAAKNKFDLEIIENSARHGGFVVYEGKGYTNFAIAAASVSLMNLILSDAKAAVVCSHYDAELDAYLSTPALVGREGVQAYPGFIESLSKDEADKLKESAHEIQEKIKKFS is encoded by the coding sequence ATGCGTAAAGTAGGTATAATTGGTTTAGGAAATGTCGGAGCGATGATTGCTCAAATGATTGTGCAAGCAGGTTATGTTGATGAATTAGTCCTCATTGATAAAAATACAGCAAAATCAAAGGCAGAAGCTTTTGACATGTTAGATGCTGCAAGCTTACTGAATAGTCACACAAAGATTACGGTTGGAGATTATCCAGATCTTACAGATGCAGAAGTTGTTATTTCAGCCTTGGGACATATCAAAGCTTTGGATGCTCAAGACCGCTTCCAAGAACTTAAAATCAATACACCAATGGTTAAAGCTGTAGCCGATGAAATAAATGCTTCAGGTTTTAAAGGTGTATTCTTAATTGTGACAAATCCAAATGATGTGATTGCACAACTTTATTCACAAGCACTTAATCTTCCAAAAAATAAAGTTTTTGGCACAGGAACTTATTTGGATTCAGCACGTTTGCACCGCTACATTGCTGAAGAAGCTGGTGTAGATGCACGAAGTGTGAATGGTTATATGCTGGGTGAGCATGGTGATTCACAGTTTGCGGCGTGGTCGACAGTTACTATTGGTGGGGTACCATTTGAAAAAACAGCTGCTAAGAATAAATTTGATCTTGAAATTATTGAAAATTCAGCACGTCATGGTGGTTTTGTAGTCTATGAAGGTAAAGGCTATACAAACTTTGCTATTGCAGCAGCTTCAGTGAGCCTGATGAACTTGATTCTCTCTGATGCTAAGGCAGCGGTCGTTTGCTCACACTATGATGCTGAACTAGATGCTTACTTATCAACACCAGCGCTTGTTGGTCGTGAAGGTGTACAAGCGTATCCAGGATTTATTGAAAGTCTATCTAAAGATGAAGCGGATAAGTTAAAAGAATCTGCACATGAAATCCAAGAAAAAATTAAAAAATTCAGCTAA
- a CDS encoding histidine phosphatase family protein, with amino-acid sequence MVEIYLVRHGKTMFNTIGRAQGWSDTPLTAEGERGAMELGLGFKEKGLKFDRAYSSDSGRTIQTMGFILEHSENQNIPYKMDKRIREWCFGSFDGGYDGELFDGVLPIIFAEKGMKDSGRFPTDEELARAIYEVDTAGWAETWEELSGRIMSGFGEMAAESEAAGAKNIVIVSHGMTIASYVKMLRPDEERPHDLDNGSVTHLTFENGQFKIGEVGSMFYRKLGAEVLKNAKKN; translated from the coding sequence ATGGTTGAAATTTATTTAGTAAGACACGGAAAAACAATGTTCAATACAATCGGGCGTGCACAAGGTTGGTCAGATACACCATTGACGGCAGAGGGTGAACGTGGTGCCATGGAATTAGGGTTAGGTTTCAAGGAAAAAGGATTGAAATTTGATCGCGCTTATTCGTCGGATTCGGGACGAACCATTCAAACAATGGGATTCATCCTGGAACATTCAGAAAATCAAAATATTCCTTATAAGATGGATAAACGTATCCGGGAATGGTGCTTTGGCTCTTTTGATGGTGGCTATGATGGTGAACTTTTTGATGGCGTTCTTCCTATTATATTTGCTGAAAAAGGTATGAAGGACTCTGGTCGTTTTCCTACAGATGAGGAACTTGCGCGTGCAATATACGAAGTAGACACAGCAGGATGGGCCGAAACTTGGGAAGAACTTTCTGGACGCATTATGTCAGGTTTTGGTGAGATGGCTGCAGAGTCAGAAGCGGCTGGAGCAAAAAACATCGTCATTGTCAGCCATGGCATGACTATTGCGAGCTATGTTAAAATGCTTCGTCCTGATGAAGAGCGCCCACATGACTTAGACAATGGTTCTGTAACGCATCTTACTTTTGAAAATGGTCAATTTAAAATTGGTGAAGTTGGATCAATGTTTTACCGTAAACTCGGGGCAGAAGTGTTAAAAAATGCAAAGAAAAACTAA
- a CDS encoding M15 family metallopeptidase, protein MQRKTKKRKLNKSKVIGSILVLIAFIGICVFTVSKLKTRDTNQPETSLTTTASSTSNPSSSESESKKADLPDAHQSDWNLILVNRENPKEELSPDLTTIGSVQVDSRIAEALTEFLAAAQAIDPSEHLISAYRSVAYQEQLFNGYVENEMVGAAGSVNNTGQAISREEAEANVKTYSQPAGSSEHQTGLAVDMSTIDALNQSPADVVEEVKKIAPNYGFVLRFPKGGKSSTGVDYEDWHFRYVGVENAKYMTKHNLTLEQYLRLLPE, encoded by the coding sequence ATGCAAAGAAAAACTAAAAAAAGAAAATTAAATAAAAGTAAAGTGATTGGGAGTATTCTTGTTCTTATAGCTTTCATTGGTATCTGTGTATTCACTGTGAGCAAGCTTAAAACCCGAGATACTAATCAACCAGAAACATCTCTTACAACCACTGCATCAAGTACGTCAAACCCTTCAAGTTCAGAATCCGAAAGTAAGAAAGCAGACTTACCAGATGCTCATCAATCGGACTGGAATCTAATCTTGGTTAATAGAGAAAATCCTAAAGAAGAACTTTCTCCCGACTTAACTACTATAGGTAGTGTGCAGGTGGACAGTCGAATAGCTGAGGCACTAACAGAATTTTTAGCTGCTGCACAGGCTATTGATCCTTCTGAGCATTTGATTTCTGCTTATCGCTCTGTCGCTTATCAAGAACAGCTATTCAATGGTTATGTCGAAAACGAAATGGTGGGAGCGGCAGGGTCAGTAAATAATACCGGCCAAGCTATTTCCCGTGAAGAGGCAGAAGCAAATGTTAAAACTTATTCACAACCCGCAGGAAGTTCAGAACATCAGACAGGTTTGGCTGTGGATATGTCAACCATAGATGCGCTGAACCAAAGTCCTGCAGATGTTGTGGAAGAAGTTAAAAAAATTGCTCCCAATTATGGTTTTGTCTTACGTTTTCCAAAAGGAGGAAAGTCCTCCACAGGTGTAGATTATGAAGACTGGCATTTTCGTTATGTGGGTGTAGAAAACGCGAAGTATATGACAAAACATAACTTAACGCTTGAACAATATTTAAGGTTATTGCCAGAATAA
- the hrcA gene encoding heat-inducible transcriptional repressor HrcA codes for MITERQQQILDLIVSLYAKEHTPVGSKALLEQIKASSATIRNDMKALENLGLIQKEHTSSGRVPSISGYKYFVENVLRLEEFTQNDLFQIMKSFDGEFYRLSDLFERASEVLSRLTGLTSFVLNVPQKEQVLQSFELVTLDNHSILTAMSLATGEIRTNQFVLPKSMSEHDLKVFTRLIKERLVGKKVLEVHYALRTEIPQIVQRYFKTTSEVLELFDSVFADLLTEKLTSSGREHVFEFATDNLSELYKLLSDDARMAQEIRELTNTDEMRSVVIDNVSYFANLTLINQKFVIPYRGLGTLTVIGPVEQDYQKTLSTLDLLAKVLSMKLMDYYRYLDGNHYEIS; via the coding sequence ATGATTACAGAACGGCAGCAACAGATTTTGGATTTGATCGTCTCTCTTTACGCTAAAGAGCATACTCCAGTTGGTTCTAAAGCTTTATTGGAGCAGATTAAAGCTTCGAGTGCAACCATCAGAAATGATATGAAAGCTCTCGAAAATCTTGGTCTTATCCAAAAAGAACATACATCCAGTGGGCGTGTCCCTAGCATTTCTGGTTATAAGTACTTTGTGGAAAATGTATTACGTCTAGAAGAGTTTACACAAAATGACCTTTTCCAGATTATGAAGTCATTTGATGGTGAATTTTATCGCTTATCGGATTTATTCGAGAGAGCGAGCGAAGTGCTATCCAGATTGACAGGTTTGACATCTTTTGTACTCAATGTACCTCAAAAAGAGCAAGTCTTGCAGTCTTTTGAGCTAGTTACTTTAGATAACCACTCGATACTAACAGCGATGAGCTTAGCTACTGGCGAAATCCGAACCAACCAATTTGTTCTTCCTAAAAGTATGAGTGAGCATGACTTGAAAGTCTTCACTCGTTTAATCAAGGAACGCTTGGTGGGTAAAAAAGTTCTGGAAGTACATTACGCTTTACGAACTGAAATACCGCAGATTGTACAACGTTATTTCAAAACCACAAGTGAGGTCTTAGAACTTTTTGATTCAGTCTTTGCGGACTTGCTTACAGAAAAGTTGACCAGCAGTGGTCGGGAGCATGTCTTTGAGTTTGCGACAGATAACCTGTCCGAACTTTACAAACTTTTAAGCGATGACGCACGTATGGCTCAGGAAATACGTGAATTAACCAATACAGATGAGATGCGTTCGGTTGTTATTGATAATGTATCTTACTTTGCAAACCTCACGTTAATCAATCAAAAGTTTGTCATTCCTTACCGAGGTTTGGGTACACTGACTGTGATTGGGCCGGTGGAGCAAGACTATCAAAAAACGCTAAGTACGCTTGACTTACTTGCTAAAGTCTTAAGTATGAAACTAATGGATTACTATCGCTATCTTGATGGTAATCATTATGAGATAAGTTAA
- the grpE gene encoding nucleotide exchange factor GrpE has translation MAEENKEELKKKVQDEEVVEELTEEALEDIVEEEVSELDAAVAKADEWENKFLRVSAEMQNVQRRANEERTSILKYRSQDLAKKILPSLDNLERALAVEGLTEDVKKGLEMTRESLINALKEEGVTEVAVDGLFDPNFHMAVQTVPADEEHPADHVVQVFQKGYQIHDRILRPAMVVVAQ, from the coding sequence ATGGCTGAAGAAAATAAAGAAGAACTAAAGAAAAAAGTCCAGGATGAAGAAGTTGTTGAGGAACTTACAGAAGAAGCACTTGAAGACATCGTGGAAGAAGAAGTTTCTGAACTTGACGCAGCTGTAGCAAAAGCCGACGAGTGGGAAAATAAATTCTTGCGTGTCAGTGCCGAGATGCAAAATGTCCAACGTCGTGCAAACGAAGAACGTACAAGTATTTTGAAATACCGTTCGCAAGACTTGGCTAAAAAGATTTTACCAAGTTTGGATAATCTGGAACGTGCACTTGCTGTTGAAGGTTTGACAGAAGATGTTAAAAAAGGTTTGGAAATGACGCGTGAAAGTTTGATTAATGCACTTAAAGAAGAAGGTGTGACTGAAGTTGCAGTCGATGGTCTTTTTGATCCAAACTTCCACATGGCCGTGCAAACTGTTCCAGCGGATGAGGAGCATCCAGCAGATCATGTCGTTCAAGTCTTCCAAAAAGGCTATCAAATCCACGATCGTATCCTACGCCCAGCAATGGTTGTCGTAGCTCAATAA
- the dnaK gene encoding molecular chaperone DnaK, whose translation MSKIIGIDLGTTNSAVAVLEGTESKIIPNPEGNRTTPSVVAFKNGEIQVGDAAKRQAVTNPDTIISIKSKMGTNEKVSAGGKEYTPQEISAMILQNLKATAEAYLGEKVEKAVITVPAYFNDAQRQATKDAGKIAGLEVERIVNEPTAAALAYGMDKQDKDEKILVFDLGGGTFDVSILELGDGVFDVLSTAGNNKLGGDDFDQAIIDYMVAEFKKENAIDLSQDKMALQRLKDAAEKAKKDLSGVTSTQISLPFITAGAAGPLHLEMTLTRAKFDELTASLVEATREPVRQALSDAGLSTSDIDEVLLVGGSTRIPAVVELVQKETGKTPNKSVNPDEVVAMGAAIQGGVITGDVKDVVLLDVTPLSLGIETMGSVFTKLIERNTTIPTSKSQVFSTAADNQPAVDIHVLQGERPMAADNKSLGRFQLTDIPAAPRGVPQIEVTFDIDKNGIVSVKAKDLGTQKEQTIVIKSNSGLSDEEIDKMMKDAEANADADAKRKEEVDTRNEADALVFQTEKTIKDLEGKVDEAEVKKAEDAKEELKKALEGEDIADIKAKSEALSEIAQNLAVKLYEQANAEQAATEGQEAGGEDAPKDDNTVDGDFEEVK comes from the coding sequence ATGTCTAAAATTATTGGTATTGACCTTGGTACAACAAACTCAGCAGTAGCAGTTCTTGAAGGAACTGAATCAAAAATTATTCCAAATCCAGAAGGAAATCGTACAACACCATCTGTTGTAGCTTTCAAAAATGGTGAAATTCAAGTCGGTGATGCTGCAAAACGTCAAGCAGTAACAAACCCTGATACAATCATCTCAATCAAATCAAAAATGGGAACAAATGAAAAAGTTTCTGCAGGTGGTAAAGAATACACACCTCAAGAAATTTCAGCTATGATCCTCCAAAACTTGAAAGCTACAGCCGAAGCTTACTTGGGTGAAAAAGTTGAAAAAGCGGTTATTACTGTTCCTGCTTACTTCAATGACGCACAACGTCAAGCAACAAAAGATGCGGGTAAAATCGCTGGCTTGGAAGTAGAACGTATCGTTAACGAACCAACAGCAGCTGCGCTTGCTTATGGTATGGATAAACAAGATAAAGATGAAAAAATTCTTGTCTTTGACCTTGGTGGTGGTACATTTGACGTTTCTATCCTTGAATTAGGTGATGGTGTCTTTGATGTATTGTCAACAGCAGGTAACAACAAACTTGGTGGTGATGACTTTGACCAAGCGATTATTGATTACATGGTAGCTGAATTCAAGAAAGAAAATGCTATTGACCTTTCTCAAGATAAAATGGCGCTTCAACGTTTGAAAGATGCAGCTGAAAAAGCTAAAAAAGACCTTTCAGGTGTAACTTCTACACAAATTTCATTGCCATTTATCACTGCAGGTGCTGCAGGTCCTCTCCACTTGGAAATGACACTCACACGTGCTAAATTCGATGAATTGACAGCATCATTGGTAGAAGCAACACGCGAACCTGTACGTCAAGCCCTTTCTGATGCTGGTCTTTCAACTTCAGATATCGATGAAGTCCTCCTCGTTGGTGGTTCAACTCGTATCCCAGCAGTTGTAGAACTTGTTCAAAAAGAAACAGGTAAAACTCCAAATAAATCAGTTAACCCTGATGAAGTAGTTGCGATGGGTGCTGCTATCCAAGGTGGTGTTATCACAGGTGATGTTAAAGACGTTGTTCTTCTTGATGTAACTCCACTCTCACTTGGTATCGAAACTATGGGATCAGTATTTACAAAACTTATCGAACGTAATACTACAATCCCAACTTCTAAATCACAAGTCTTCTCAACTGCAGCAGACAACCAACCAGCCGTTGATATCCACGTGCTTCAAGGTGAACGTCCAATGGCAGCAGATAACAAATCATTGGGTCGCTTCCAATTGACAGATATTCCTGCAGCACCACGTGGTGTGCCACAAATCGAAGTAACATTCGACATCGATAAAAACGGTATCGTATCAGTTAAAGCAAAAGATTTGGGCACTCAAAAAGAACAAACTATCGTTATCAAATCTAACTCAGGCCTTTCTGATGAAGAAATCGATAAGATGATGAAAGATGCTGAAGCAAATGCCGATGCTGATGCTAAACGTAAAGAAGAAGTAGACACTCGTAACGAAGCAGATGCTCTTGTTTTCCAAACTGAAAAGACAATCAAAGATCTTGAAGGTAAAGTAGACGAAGCTGAAGTGAAAAAAGCAGAAGACGCTAAAGAAGAATTGAAAAAAGCTCTTGAAGGTGAAGATATCGCTGATATCAAAGCTAAATCTGAAGCTCTTAGCGAAATCGCTCAAAACCTTGCAGTAAAACTTTACGAGCAAGCTAATGCTGAACAAGCGGCAACAGAAGGTCAAGAAGCTGGCGGAGAAGATGCTCCTAAAGATGACAACACTGTTGACGGCGACTTCGAAGAAGTTAAATAA
- a CDS encoding Spx/MgsR family RNA polymerase-binding regulatory protein — protein MLKIYTISSNQETKEAESWLYSHKIKFVEIDILSQVISSEEILQIISLTENGLEEIISRETRAFSRLNIDLNYLMLEEFMELIEENATLLKVPLILDEKQLQVGFDKEKMQKFLEKPTVKINNLESQETQTG, from the coding sequence ATGCTTAAAATTTACACAATCTCCTCTAATCAGGAGACAAAAGAAGCAGAAAGTTGGTTGTATTCGCATAAAATTAAATTTGTGGAAATCGATATTTTATCACAAGTAATTTCTTCCGAAGAGATTTTACAGATTATTTCTTTAACAGAGAATGGTTTGGAAGAAATTATTTCTAGAGAAACGCGAGCTTTTAGCCGGTTGAATATTGATCTCAACTATTTAATGTTAGAAGAATTTATGGAGTTAATAGAGGAAAATGCCACACTTCTAAAAGTACCTCTAATTCTTGATGAAAAACAACTGCAGGTAGGTTTTGATAAAGAGAAGATGCAAAAGTTTTTGGAGAAACCAACTGTTAAGATTAATAACTTAGAGTCCCAAGAAACGCAGACAGGTTAG
- a CDS encoding DeoR/GlpR family DNA-binding transcription regulator: protein MLATERKEKILALLKEQRAATLEELSTVTEASVSTLRRDLNELEEENFLRRVHGGAELQQDFSEELSILEKSSKNVQEKEKIAALAFAKIKEGDIIYLDAGTTVTPLCHLLNQSGKRLTIVTNSISHLPRLTSENLIVYLLGGRVKKQTDAIIGSSAIAQLSTYRFNLAFIGANAFDKELGAMTPDSEEAAVKAQAIQQSRTSYLLLDSSKIGQTSFVKFADSDQIELITEKL from the coding sequence ATGTTAGCGACAGAGCGTAAGGAAAAAATACTTGCTTTACTAAAAGAGCAAAGAGCTGCAACTTTAGAGGAACTTTCTACTGTAACAGAGGCTTCTGTTTCTACTTTAAGAAGGGATTTGAATGAACTCGAAGAAGAGAACTTCTTACGCCGTGTACACGGTGGTGCGGAACTGCAGCAAGATTTTTCGGAAGAACTTTCGATTTTGGAAAAATCTTCCAAAAACGTTCAAGAAAAAGAAAAAATTGCCGCTCTTGCTTTTGCGAAGATTAAAGAAGGTGACATTATTTACTTGGATGCAGGTACAACAGTGACACCGCTCTGTCATTTACTCAATCAATCAGGTAAAAGATTAACAATCGTGACGAATTCTATTAGTCATTTGCCAAGACTAACAAGTGAAAACTTGATTGTCTATTTGCTGGGCGGGAGAGTTAAAAAGCAAACGGATGCGATAATTGGCAGTTCAGCTATTGCACAATTAAGCACTTATCGCTTTAATCTTGCTTTTATTGGTGCAAATGCTTTTGATAAAGAACTCGGGGCGATGACACCAGATAGTGAAGAGGCAGCAGTCAAAGCACAAGCCATTCAGCAAAGCCGTACAAGTTATCTCCTTCTTGATAGTAGTAAAATTGGTCAAACAAGCTTCGTAAAGTTTGCAGACAGTGACCAAATAGAACTTATAACGGAGAAATTATGA